In Rutidosis leptorrhynchoides isolate AG116_Rl617_1_P2 chromosome 6, CSIRO_AGI_Rlap_v1, whole genome shotgun sequence, the DNA window GGAATGGTTTATATCGGAAGATGGTATTTTTAACGTTAGCAGCACACGAAAGAGTTTGGATACCATTTTACTTCCCTCTACGGATGTCAAATTTTCATGGTTTTAACAAGTGCCTCGGAAAGTGAACGTTTTTTTATGGAGAGTAGCTTGGGATAGGCTTCCGACTCGTCTAAATATTTTATCTCGTGGGATGGATATAAATGACATCGATTGTCTTGTTTGCAATTGCCAAGTCAAATCGTTAAATCACGTGCTCTTTAATTGTATTTTGGCTCGTGAATTGTGGAGCAAGATCAAGATGTGGATTAATGAAAGCTATGTCAGCGACTTCGACTCATGGGTTAATTGGTTTGATTGGTTTAAAGGTTTGCAAATCAATACGGATACGAAAATCAAATTGTATGTGATAACGACCGCATATCTTTGGCATCTTTGGAGATATCGGAACAACGTTTTATTTGGTTATCGCTCGTTAAAGAAGAATTGTCTATTTGATTATATTCGTAGTTTTTCTTTTAATTGGCTTTGTAATAGAGGAAAACACGCTATCCGTTGGGATAATTTGGTTATAAAGCCGTTGTAATCTTTTGTTATTTCTCCTTAGCGCCTTGTTAGgaggttttaataataaaattatttttgctggtcaaaaaaataaataaataatattgttTGTCTCGATTTCTAAAGGAAGTAGGTCATAAATGACATTGGTTCAGGCACCGTTTTATCTTGGGAGCTAGGAAGTTTAAGGTACTGCTAATATGAAAGTTCATCCTgaactgaaccattcagcattcagtgcgtttgtttctgacctctgaatgacatatggtgctgaatggttcagaattcagctctgaaccattcagagatgaaacactctcttaaccattaagagcctaaattatcTATAATATTCTCCTCAAATCAAATCCTGATCACCTAACTAACAAGTATAATGAATTTTTTATTCATGTCACATGTTAATAAGGTAGTTTTAGTCAGTTCATACCGTTCATTTTAAataattatcaaacagcttattttcattcagagcaaaCGTTATTCAGAGGCTCTTGACCATTCAGATTCTGAATCATTCAGCACTAAATAATTCAATTTTATCAAACGCATCCTTTAATTGTTTAGAGTGGTCTACGTATCCCGCTCTAGGAGGACATCAAATCAGTTTTTTAGGAAAACTAATTAAATTCCGCTTTTGATAAATAAAGGAAATACATATTGATTTCTTATTAAGTCCTTTATCTCAACCATAGAATTTAATAAAGAAAAAATATATTTTTCTTGCAAAAAATATGATGATGTGGTGCCAGTATCTTACCTATTCCTTTGTTTATAAGCAACTACTACTAcacaaataataattaataataaaaagtaaagaaaaaagaaaaaaaaagaaaaaaaaaaggaacaGAGGTGACGAAAATTAATTATTTCAGTCTTGGCCACTTAAAGTAAGCtttatttgattgattaaattattaaACCCCAATTCTATTCAAAATTCTCCTACTTTTTATAGGATCATATACACTTAACTTTTATTTCGAGGAACATGTGTTAACTACAGTTTTAATTTGTGaaaaaaatattttgtatataCTTGTTTGATATTAGTTCAACTACGGCAAAATAAACTCAAATAAATTTTATCCTCTTTTGAAAAATTACCTCAAGTCAGAAGTCATTTTGATTGACGAAtctagaaaataataataacttccgTTCATGTCATTTTTCCAATAAATCCGACGTTTTTTAAgattaataattgtaattatataatTGTTGAAATTCATCATATGATATGCTTATTAATACAACTTTTGTATTAAGATTGTGAAATGttcatatattataaaaataatactcagCTCCATATAGTTTAAAGAATCAAAATTAGTTTTGTAAAAGGACAGATATATAGAGATGAAGAAAACATAGGTACATAATATATACTCAGAGAAACTATAGTtgttaatcttatatatatatatatatatatatatatatatatatatatatatatatatatatatatatatatatatatatatatatatatatatatatatatatatatatatataattattaggaAAATAATAATTTTCCATTTGACTAgaatgtttttaatattaattttatagaCACAAAATCTTGAAATTTCAGTTAAAAAAAGAATTTATTTTTGACTCAGATTTAGcacattattataaaattttaaccagattatctcaatatatatataaactcgatCAACTGACTCTctttcatgtatttattttgttaacCTAAAATTCAATAACAAATAAGCTTCCATCATAAATTATCATGGCAGAAGAATTTGAGGCCGAGATTTGTGGTGGCAACTGGTGGAGTTCACAGTTTATGAGCAACTATGGAAGCTGTTGGCAACAAAATGATCATTTTATGAATTACATGATGAAAATAAAGTCAACGGATGATGAGTCTTCAGATGGTTGTGCCGCCGCTGTATCGCCGGATTCCGCCTTTCAGATGATAGGTTTATCACCATCTACAACCACTAATTGTAATCAAGCTTTATTAAtgtaagcatacatacatactacatatgcatacatattacatatatatacacaatacaaTAACAACACAACTGCCTTTTGTGTTTCTTTTACTTGGTTTTTTCAATTATTGATGAAACTTTATATTCCACTAACAAATAATGGTCCATATTGTATTGTTTTGTAATTATATGATCCACAAAAAGTATCTGATGAATcactttattatatttgtgttactAATTGAAGAGATGATGAAGAGAATTACAATCAAACTCTACCCAAAATATTGAACAACTTATCAGCTGATAGCCAAGATTCCTCGAGTTTGGGTATGGAGCAACAAGAAACTTTAAACTTGGTTACTACTTCACATGATCACCCTTCTTCAAGCTTGCTACAAACTTTATTCGAAAGTAAATCACCACAAGAAGCACCACTAGACCAGTCTTTATATGACTTTCAAGCGAATTTAAatttaaatgatattaataataatccggTTACAAGGATGTCTTCTGGATTCTCTTATTTGGAACAGTCCTCTGAACAAGTTCTTGGAGGTTTACACTTATCCAATAAGACGCCTTTTTGGAACACATCGATGTTGGATTTGAATGATAATCGAGCAGGTAATTTCGCTTCAACGCAGCCTCAATATCTCTCATCGACATATGGAGTGAAATCTAACAGCAGCCCTAACTTCAAGGTGACAAATTAAATTTTTATTGCATATGTTCATGGTTATCAAAATTAGGGCTTCCTCATaagttaaactttttttttttttattcaatttAGCCTCTAAATGAAGAAATTCAGGACATGGGATCATCAATAAAGAAAAGTTCTTGTGAACCTCCTTTCAAACGACCTCGTCTTGAAACGCCATCACCATTGCCCACGTTTAAGGTAATTAATGCTTGATATCCATGAAAATCATGCATAAATTTCTCAAAGTAAGTTCATTGCAAATTTATTAATACAAACCTTAATGAAGTATCTATCCTGGGTTTTTGCAGGTTCGAAAAGAGAAATTAGGGGATAGAGTCACTGCTCTTCAACAATTAGTTTCGCCTTTTGGGAAGGTATTCTTGATCTTACTTTAAAGAATTAATTAACACAATCTAAGCTCATAACAAAAGTTAAATTACAGACGGATACAGCATCGGTTCTCCATGAAGCGATTGAGTACATTAAGCTTCTTCATGATCAAGTCAATGTATGTTTTTTGTTCTTGTTAAAATGTAATGTTTTTCTAGAATTGTCTAGATTAATTATAGATAGTAGATATTTAAGTATAGATATTTAGTAGTGATAATATGTAGAAATCACTAGATTAGCTCGAAGATTCTAGCTTGATCATTAGCCAACTTAAGATGGCTATAAATAGCCACCATGTATTGCAAAGTAGATGTACCAAAACAAAAAGCAATAAAATCATTCCCTTAAAAACACTAAGTCTTCATATCCTACAAAACATCCCCTCACTTACAACAACAATTCAATTAATCAATAAACAATCCTAACTAAAACTAATCAATCACATTCAACTAAATCAAAACACTACAACtaattctaacaagtggtatcagagctatttGGGCGTTCGTTCGAGTACACCATGACTATCGTTGGTGCATACAATATTCCTGTCCCCATCTTCgatggcgacaactatgatttttggagtatccgaatgaagacatattttcaagcacaaagcttgtgggatattgtcgaagtcgggtttacaactccaaaagaagacgaaactctgtccgcagaagatcaagaaaaatacaacaaaaatgtagtcagaaatgctgctgctctaggctacattcaacaagccttgacaccgtctatctttccacgaatcatgggagctacgacagccaaggaggcgtggaagatccttcaggaagaatttcaaggaaatgtcaaggtgAGATCCGTCAAACTTCTAACTCTCAgaagagattttgaaaatttaaatatgaaagagacCGAGACCGTtaaagattactattctagaataaaagaaatagtaaatcaaatgagagcctatggagataatataactgataaaaggatcgtagaaaaaatacttatcagtatgacagaaaaatatgatcatgtcattactgctatcgaagagtcgaaagacatcgagactctgtcggtaccagaattaattggctctcttgaagcatatgaggctagactgagtcggcgtagtgaaaactcactcgaaagtgcctttcaatctaaactcaaattaaggtctcaaaaatctaataatggggggaaaagaaatcttgaagaaaattcgagaggaggagaaaaacccagaaTCGGGTTCGATCAAAAAAGAAAAAGCTACCCTCCATGTGGTATTTGCAAAaggacaaaccacttggagaaagattgtttccacaaagggaaaccactatgcaataactgcaaaagatttgggcatctagaaaaagattgtcgtttaaaacaaaatcatcaaGCTAACTTCACGAAAGAAAGTGAAGATATaccggagaacaaaaatcagctattctatgcctgtcatgtcgcaaataaacagagggacgatacttggttgatcgacagtAGGTGCAGAaaccacatgacaggagatgaaaagttatttgatagtatcaacacGTCCGTAAAGTCCCGCATCAAACTAGGAaatggagcgcttgttgacactaaaggcaaaggtacgATAACTGTTCAAATTAATAACGTCACTCGATCTATTAATGACGTTCTTTTAGTACCAAGCTTAGCgagtaacttgctaagtgttggacaaatgatggagcatggctactctttactcttcgaagataAAACATGTGTTATAcgtgacaagaaaaacaactatAAATTAATAGCCAAAGTTccaatggagaaccgcaactttccgcttcgttggcagtatatccaagacacagccatgaaagttcaagttgaagaatcatggctatggcatcgaagatttggccactttaactttcacgcactaaaaatcctccaacagaagaatatgatgagagacttgcctaacatagaagaaatcactgacacgtgtgaaagctgtatgatgggcaagcaacatcgaaaacctttccctcgtgacaaagcttggagagcgaaaggtatactggaGCTGGTGCACACCGACGTTTGTGGACCAAAGAGAACCCCGTCacttaaccaaaacaggtactttattctcttcatcgatgattattctagaatgacgtgggtttaTTTCATGGGTGAAAAATCAGAAGTATTTACAATATTCAAGAAGTTCAAGAACTTCGTCGAAAAGAGtagtggccattatataaaaacactaaggagtgatagagggaaagaatacacctctacacaaTTCAATAAATTTTGCGAAGATGAAGGTGTTAAATGCCAACTCACTGTTGGTTATGCCCCTGAGcaaaatggcgtctctgaacgcaagaatagaactgtaatggaaatggccaaaacaatgatacatgaaaaaggccttccaaacagtttttgggctgaagctgtatacacaGCTGTATATATACTAAATCGATGTCCCACGAAAGCCGTCGAAAACAAGACACCTAttgaggcatggagtggaaggaaaccgtcggcaaaacacttacgagtatttggatctatctgctacatccatattcctaaggagaaacgtcacaagctccatgaaaaatcagaaaaaggaatattcttgggctatagcacacaatcaaaaggctaccgagtctataacctgaagaccaataacatcgtgattagccgagacgtggagtttgacgaagacgcttcttggaactgggagGAAGACAAAGTTGAAAAGCAAACATATCTGCCGCGGATATCTATAGAAACTCCAGCTCAACAACCACTACAAATGGAGCAGTCTGAACAAGATGAAAGTACTGGAGAAACGAGCCCTGCTATGCCAACTTCTCCGTCGGTAACAATACCATTAGCGCAAGATGATTCAAGTCCAGAGTCAACACCTGGAAGAGTCAAAAAGTTAACAGAGGTATATGAGACTTGCAACttcacaactatagaacctgaaagctatgaagttgcagcaaaagatgaaaagtgggtggctgctatgaatgaagaaatcagaatgatccagaaaaacaacacatgggagttagttgatcctccagaaaataaagaaatcattggagtaaagtgggtttacaaaacaaagctcaaccctgacggttctatacaaaaacacaaagcaaggctagtagctaaaggctactcACAACAACAAGGAGTCGACTACAACGAAACTTTTGCACCAGTAGCTCGACTAGACactataagagcacttgtggcattagcagctcaacgaaggtggaagattcccaactagatgtaaaatcagcctttctaaatggatttctcgaagaagaaatatacgtcgagcaaccacaagggttcattcagaaaggaaaagaagaccaagtcctgaagctaaagaaagctctatatggacttaaacaagcaccacgtgcttggtatagccgcattgacagctacttcacaagttcaggattcaggaggagtcaaagtgagcccacactctatatcaaaacccaaggtaactctgacactctcattatttccttgtatgttgatgatcttatatatacgggaaacaatgagagaatgatacaagagtttaaggaagacatgatgaaaacgttcgagatgagtgaccttggattgatgcgctattttcttggcatcgaaatcagtcaagaaaatgaaggcatcttcatatgccaaaagaaatatacggaaaatctcctgaaaaagtttaaactatacggttgcAAAACCGTTGCCACGccactagttgccaatgagaagatgagacaagaagatggatcggagaaagcagacgcttcaagattcagaagtctcatcggaagtctactttatctgacagcaacaaggccagatattatgtacgcaacgagtctattatccaggtacatgaaaaaccctactcaaatacattacggagcttctaaaagaattttaagatacttgcaaggtaccatggactatggaatatggtacaagcccactatagactcgaa includes these proteins:
- the LOC139853336 gene encoding transcription factor bHLH112-like, yielding MAEEFEAEICGGNWWSSQFMSNYGSCWQQNDHFMNYMMKIKSTDDESSDGCAAAVSPDSAFQMIGLSPSTTTNCNQALLIDDEENYNQTLPKILNNLSADSQDSSSLGMEQQETLNLVTTSHDHPSSSLLQTLFESKSPQEAPLDQSLYDFQANLNLNDINNNPVTRMSSGFSYLEQSSEQVLGGLHLSNKTPFWNTSMLDLNDNRAGNFASTQPQYLSSTYGVKSNSSPNFKPLNEEIQDMGSSIKKSSCEPPFKRPRLETPSPLPTFKVRKEKLGDRVTALQQLVSPFGKTDTASVLHEAIEYIKLLHDQVNVLSTPYMKNGTTMQHHVHNKVKDVTDGTKQELRTRGLCLVPVSSTFPVATETGPDYWTSSFGSTFK